From Vidua macroura isolate BioBank_ID:100142 chromosome 8, ASM2450914v1, whole genome shotgun sequence, one genomic window encodes:
- the LRIT2 gene encoding leucine-rich repeat, immunoglobulin-like domain and transmembrane domain-containing protein 2, whose protein sequence is MDPVCHIFLLLLAFHKINPSVSSCITGCSCSQDNFGRSLLCMSALLRQIPANIPQDIRKIRIENSHLTELPRGSFENVSALEYLWLNFNNITVMHIKSLEYLPALKELRLQGNKLSSVPWTAFQDTPTLKILDLKHNRLDVLPEHALRYLPNLTYLDLSSNQLTIISRDVFYNWPVYQRSQRTEGPLEAISNAVLALHDNPWICDCRLRGFVQFIKSVGPPIILMNSYLTCSGPKFRTGKFFHEVELNSCTKPLTSALDTNLTVPAGLNITLTCFVQASPSPAVWWTYALKLLRAFNVTTEPISEDAVRSELLIPAARPADAGNYTCTAANFLGNTSVAINLRVVAPWASTTPRGWAPMAPAEPGAHVEVRIAKQTVYGITLEWFAAAAAAAEPGETWYTLLVGRYDAAQKDTIYIGPGVNTYSVTDLLPATKYEVCVAVRNQAPRKGQCVVFVTGSDVSQMEQREKLIHIVVIVCAMVLAVPAGMYACTAEALPGCLARCPSACPRRRRGGPAQAAGSKESTLDSLPAGSEDGLCRPDGGARRPPDRPEPGKARPPHRNSADLY, encoded by the exons ATGGACCCTGTCtgtcatatttttcttcttcttctggcCTTCCACAAGATAAACCCATCTGTTTCATCTTGCATCACAGGATGCTCCTGTTCTCAGGACAACTTTGGAAG GAGTTTGCTCTGCATGTCTGCACTGCTGAGGCAGATCCCTGCAAACATCCCTCAGGACATCCGGAAAATCAGAATAGAAAATTCTCACCTAACAGAATTGCCTCGTGGGTCTTTTGAGAACGTTAGTGCCTTGGAGTACCTGTGGCTCAATTTTAACAACATCACAGTGATGCACATCAAGAGCCTGGAATATCTGCCAGCTCTGAAGGAGCTGCGCTTGCAAGGGAACAAATTAAGTTCGGTGCCATGGACAGCATTTCAAGACACTCCGACTCTGAAAATCCTGGATCTGAAGCACAACCGGCTGGATGTCCTTCCAGAACACGCACTCCGCTATCTGCCCAACCTGACCTATTTAGATCTGTCCTCAAATCAGCTTACCATCATATCCAGGGATGTCTTCTACAACTGGCCCGTGTACCAGAGAAGCCAGAGGACGGAGGGGCCGCTAGAAGCTATTTCCAATGCCGTCCTGGCCCTCCATGACAACCCCTGGATTTGCGACTGTCGCCTGCGGGGATTTGTCCAGTTTATCAAGTCTGTGGGCCCACCTATTATTCTGATGAATTCCTACTTAACTTGCTCAGGCCCAAAATTCAGGACAGGGAAGTTTTTTCATGAAGTGGAGCTTAACAGCTGCACGAAGCCCCTGACCTCAGCCCTTGACACCAACCTGACAGTCCCAGCAGGGTTAAACATCACCCTGACCTGCTTTGTGCAAGCCAGCCCTTCCCCGGCTGTCTGGTGGACCTATGCACTCAAACTTTTAAGGGCATTTAATG TGACCACGGAGCCCATCAGCGAGGACGCCGTCCGCTCGGAGCTGCTGATCCCGGCGGCACGGCCAGCAGACGCCGGCAACTACACCTGCACAGCCGCGAACTTCTTGGGCAACACCTCGGTGGCCATCAACCTCCGCGTGGTGGCCCCGTGGGCGTCCACCACGCCGCGCGGCTGGGCGCCCATGGCCCCCGCGGAGCCGGGCGCCCACGTGGAGGTGCGCATCGCCAAGCAGACGGTCTACGGCATCACGCTGGAGTGGttcgcggcggcggcggcggcagcggagCCGGGGGAGACCTGGTACACCCTCCTTGTGGGCCGCTACGACGCCGCCCAGAAGGACACCATCTACATCGGGCCCGGCGTCAACACGTACTCGGTGACCGACCTGCTGCCCGCCACCAAGTACGAGGTGTGCGTGGCCGTGCGCAACCAGGCTCCCCGCAAGGGCCAGTGCGTCGTCTTCGTCACGGGCAGCGACGTCAGCCAGATGGAGCAGCGCGAGAAGCTCATCCACATCGTGGTCATCGTGTGCGCCATGGTGCTGGCCGTGCCGGCCGGCATGTACGCCTGCACGGCCGAGGCGCTGCCCGGCTGCCTGGCCCGCTGCCCCAGCGCctgcccgcgccgccgccgcgggggcCCGGCGCAGGCCGCGGGCAGCAAGGAGAGCACGCTGGACAGCCTGCCCGCCGGCAGCGAGGACGGGCTCTGCCGCCCCGACGGCGGCGCACGGCGGCCTCCGGACCGCCCGGAGCCCGGCAAGGCCCGGCCGCCCCACAGGAACAGCGCCGACCTCTACTAG